The following proteins are encoded in a genomic region of Zea mays cultivar B73 chromosome 9, Zm-B73-REFERENCE-NAM-5.0, whole genome shotgun sequence:
- the LOC100283956 gene encoding F-box/kelch-repeat protein At1g74510 → MMLEGKSYLVPRSLLSSCETETQWAYLAHEVLGGKRPAPEDVEVEDLDEADGGGKRSKPPSPQPHTPDISEGRGSSRHASGCGEQQGTGSNPMNSIGRDLTLNCLLRLSRSDYGSVASLSRDFRSMVRSGEIYRLRRQNGVAEHWVYFSCNVLEWDAYDPYRERWIQVPKMPPDECFMCSDKESLAVGTELLVFGMARIVFRYSILTNSWTRAHPMNSPRCLFGSTSVGEKAFVAGGTDSIGNILSSAEMYDSETHTWTPLPSMNRARKMCSGVFMDGKFYVIGGVANNNKLLTCGEEYDLKRRSWRIIENMSEGLNGVTGAPPLIAVVSNELYAADYSENDLKKYDKKNNRWITLGKLPERSVSMNGWGLAFRACGDCLIVIGGPRTYTGRTIELNSWTPNERPPVWNLIARRPSGNFVYNCAVMGC, encoded by the coding sequence ATGATGCTGGAAGGGAAGTCCTACCTTGTTCCGCGCTCCCTGCTGAGCTCCTGCGAGACGGAGACGCAGTGGGCGTACCTCGCTCACGAGGTCCTCGGCGGCAAGCGCCCGGCGCCGGAAGACGTCGAGGTCGAAGACCTCGACGAAGCTGACGGCGGCGGCAAGCGCAGCAAGCCGCCGTCTCCGCAGCCGCACACGCCGGACATCTCCGAGGGTCGCGGCTCCAGCCGCCATGCCTCCGGTTGCGGAGAGCAGCAGGGCACTGGGAGCAACCCCATGAATTCAATCGGCCGTGACCTGACCCTCAATTGCCTCCTCCGGCTATCTCGGTCCGACTACGGCTCGGTGGCCTCCCTCAGCCGGGACTTCCGATCCATGGTCCGCAGCGGGGAGATCTACCGCCTGCGGCGCCAGAATGGGGTGGCCGAGCATTGGGTCTACTTCTCCTGCAACGTTCTTGAATGGGATGCCTATGACCCATATCGAGAGCGCTGGATCCAAGTGCCTAAGATGCCGCCTGATGAATGCTTCATGTGCTCTGACAAGGAATCACTTGCAGTGGGCACTGAACTGCTTGTGTTTGGGATGGCACGTATTGTCTTCAGATACAGCATCCTAACCAATTCATGGACCAGGGCTCATCCAATGAACTCTCCGCGGTGCCTGTTTGGTTCAACAAGTGTTGGGGAAAAGGCCTTCGTTGCTGGAGGCACTGATTCTATTGGCAACATACTGAGCTCTGCAGAGATGTATGACTCTGAGACACATACCTGGACGCCCCTCCCAAGCATGAATAGGGCAAGGAAGATGTGTTCTGGGGTTTTCATGGATGGCAAGTTCTATGTGATAGGTGGTGTGGCTAACAACAACAAATTGCTGACTTGTGGGGAGGAGTATGACTTGAAGAGGCGTTCCTGGAGGATAATCGAGAACATGTCTGAAGGCCTCAATGGAGTGACTGGTGCTCCTCCCCTTATTGCAGTTGTCAGCAACGAGCTATACGCCGCTGATTACAGCGAGAATGACCTCAAGAAGTATGACAAGAAGAACAACAGGTGGATCACCCTTGGAAAACTGCCTGAACGGTCTGTGTCAATGAATGGTTGGGGCCTTGCTTTCCGAGCCTGCGGTGACTGCCTGATTGTCATCGGAGGTCCGAGGACCTACACTGGCCGTACTATTGAGCTCAACTCATGGACCCCAAACGAGCGGCCGCCTGTGTGGAATTTGATTGCCAGGCGGCCATCTGGGAACTTCGTGTACAACTGCGCCGTGATGGGTTGCTGA